One genomic window of Biomphalaria glabrata chromosome 9, xgBioGlab47.1, whole genome shotgun sequence includes the following:
- the LOC106051006 gene encoding uncharacterized protein LOC106051006 — translation MVVPSGVRLLKCVYLKYLAYILLIWVLTSLFIFGSDHSFIHKVLKSDVSNRQVCIHPRLQVNDPIMMKHFRKYPPIVCKGEDNWVYVYNGTLLFSQAALTKHVSFSCTYEPLIREGDYNYTWGEAINVTSGFQVPTDFFQINCTSLAGKRYEGILAAAAYTPQRAMKEAPPLKEGFEGLGVAILGFDSMSRMSWLRRLAKTREYFYHKLGAIELEGHNIVGDGTTAVLFPMLTGKFEWELPEARMNFPNASQLDDFPFIWHDFRKAGYLTSWSNANPKSAPFHWRMLGFDQQPTDFYTRPFYQAFEDIYPIRKRNCSGSVSFSRLWLNYFRDIFYMYKRQRKFLFHFLIEMTHDNNNLITKMDHEIKELVQTLYEGGYLNNTLLILMGDHGARYENVRFTIPGKLEERLPYFSFLFPKWFEEKYPEAIQNLRDNTKKLTTPFDIHETLKDFLKFGGTGEARVSDRGISLFKKIPLGRSCQHAGIAPHWCACLEWKKVPMTDPAAKGALRFTLKTINNYTAAYRDVCALLSVEKVTDATKMETRPEVVKFSEADSLGGFYKVVFNETNTNDIAMYQLTFYTTPGHGHFEVTVTHDIKHKTYRVSEKEISRINKYGNDPTCILKKNRQIRQYCYCISNLDS, via the exons atggTAGTACCTTCTGGAGTACGGCTGCTCAAATGTgtctatttaaaatatttagccTATATTTTACTTATATGGGTATTGACATCTTTGTTCATATTTGGCAGCGATCATTCATTTATCCACAAGGTGTTAAAATCAGACGTCTCCAACCGTCAGGTCTGCATCCACCCTCGTCTTCAAGTAAATGACCCAATTATGATGAAACACTTTCGAAAGTATCCGCCCATAGTGTGTAAAGGAGAAGACAACTGGGTCTATGTTTATAATGGAACTCTTTTGTTCAGCCAAGCAGCGTTGACAAAACACGTGAGTTTCTCGTGCACCTATGAGCCTCTGATTCGGGAAGGAGATTATAACTACACCTGGGGCGAGGCCATCAACGTGACCAGCGGATTTCAAGTCCCAACAGATTTCTTCCAAATAAACTGCACAAGTTTGGCCGGCAAGAGATACGAAGGGATACTCGCTGCCGCGGCGTACACGCCTCAGAGAGCCATGAAAGAGGCGCCTCCCTTGAAGGAAGGGTTTGAGGGCCTCGGTGTCGCCATACTGGGATTTGATTCCATGTCTAGAATGTCGTGGCTGCGTCGTCTGGCTAAAACCAGGGAGTACTTTTATCACAAACTTGGCGCCATTGAATTAGAGGGACACAACATTGTGGGGGATGGAACCACTGCAGTCTTGTTCCCCATGTTGACTGGAAAGTTTGAATGGGAACTTCCAGAAGCGAG aatgaaCTTTCCCAATGCAAGTCAGCTTGACGATTTCCCATTTATATGGCACGACTTCAGAAAAGCTGGTTACTTGACATCCTGGAGTAATGCTAATCCAAAATCAGCGCCCTTCCATTGGCGAATGTTGGGGTTCGATCAGCAGCCTACAGACTTCTACACAAGGCCATTTTATCAGGCATTTGAGGATATATATCCCATAAGGAAAAGAAACTGCTCGGGATCTGTGTCCTTCAGTCGGCTCTGGCTAAACTACTTCCGGGATAtattctacatgtacaaacGTCAGAGGAAGTTTCTGTTCCACTTTCTGATAGAGATGACTCACGACAACAACAATCTGATCACCAAG ATGGACCATGAAATCAAGGAGCTAGTCCAGACACTGTATGAGGGGGGCTACCTGAACAACACACTTTTGATTCTCATGGGCGACCATGGCGCAAGATACGAAAACGTTCGCTTCACGATCCCAGGGAAGTTGGAAGAACGTCTGCCGTATTTCTCTTTCTTATTTCCTAAGTGGTTTGAAGAGAAGTATCCAGAGGCCATTCAGAATCTACGGGACAACACAAAGAAACTGACCACTCCTTTTGACATTCACGAAACGTTGAAAGATTTCTTAAAGTTTGGGGGAACCGGAGAAGCTCGAGTTTCAGACCGTGGGATcagtctttttaaaaagataccTTTGGGGAGATCTTGCCAACACGCTGGTATAGCGCCTCACTGGTGCGCTTGTCTAGAATGGAAAAAAGTTCCGATGACAGATCCAGCAGCCAAGGGCGCTCTCCGGTTCACCTTAAAGACCATCAACAATTACACCGCCGCTTACAGGGACGTGTGCGCCCTGCTCTCGGTGGAAAAAGTTACCGACGCCACCAAGATGGAGACCAGACCTGAAGTGGTCAAATTTTCCGAGGCAGACAGTCTAGGTGGCTTTTACAAAGTAGTCTTTAATGAGACCAACACAAATGACATCGCCATGTACCAACTGACTTTCTACACCACCCCAGGACACGGTCACTTTGAAGTGACAGTCACGCATGACATCAAACACAAAACTTACCGGGTTAGTGAGAAAGAGATAAGCAGAATCAACAAATACGGCAACGATCCGACCTGCATTCTTAAGAAGAACCGACAGATTCGACAGTATTGTTACTGTATAAGTAATTTAGATTCGTAG